One Phaseolus vulgaris cultivar G19833 chromosome 4, P. vulgaris v2.0, whole genome shotgun sequence DNA window includes the following coding sequences:
- the LOC137838725 gene encoding uncharacterized protein, whose amino-acid sequence MKKVKRPSLISAKNIITYVLDSKEFFRISKCESAREMWDTLKETHESTTEMKKSKTRRKRRQNKKGLNLCFMAKKEDDSSSGNLMESMQQWYLDSGCSKHMTGDKSNFVSITFKQEGHVTYGDNNKGRILGRGSIGDKSILIIHDVLYVEGPKHNLLNISQLCDKGYQVVFVLSMMNLGYGIEESLTFT is encoded by the exons atgaagaaagtgaaaaggccaagtttgatcagtgccaaaaatataattacatatGTTTTGGATTCTAAagaatttttcaggatctcaAAATGTGAATCTGCTAGGGAGATGTGGGATACACTCAAAGAAACTCATGAGAGTACCACTGAAATGAAGAAATCAAAGacaagaagaaaaaggagaCAGAATAAAAAAGGTCTCAACCTAtgcttcatggccaaaaaggaagatgattcaagcagt GGAAATTTGATGGAGAGCATGCAACAGTGGTATctggacagtggctgctcaaaacaCATGACAGGAGATAAATCAAATTTTGTGAGCATCACCTTCAAACAAGAAGGCCATGtaacatatggagataacaacaaaggaaggattcttggaagaggctCTATAGGAGATAAGAGTATCTTGATCATTCATGATGTCTTGTATGTAGAGGGACCAAAGCACAACTTGCTCaacattagccaactatgtgacaaaggCTATCAA GTTGTCTTCGTTCTAAGCATGATGAATCTTggttatggcatagaagaatcgctcacattcacatga
- the LOC137838723 gene encoding uncharacterized mitochondrial protein AtMg00810-like: MIDKNLFIKKSISAIILVQIYVDDIIFGATQDSLCEEFVVAMQGEFEMSMVRELSFFLGLQVNQTKDGIFLCQSKYCKEILKKFEMESCKEASTPMPSSCYMDVDAAGKGVDQTKYRGCKLDRKSTSGTCHLLGSSLISWHGKKQACVALSTAEVEYIATGSCCAQIYFGLNNNLQILD, translated from the exons atgataGACAAAaatctcttcatcaagaagtcaattTCTGCAATTATCCTTgtacaaatctatgttgatgacatcatctttggtgctacccaagatagtttgtgtgaagaatttgtggtaGCTATGCAAGGTGAATTTGAAATGTCTATGGTGAGGgagctttctttctttcttggactACAGGTCAAccaaacaaaggatggaatctttctatgccaatcaaaatattgtaaagaaattctcaagaaatttgaaatggaaagttgcaAGGAAGCAAGCACACCCATGCCTTCAAGCTGTTATATGGATGtagatgctgctggaaaaggggtagatcaaacaaaatacagag ggtgtaagctagacagaaaaagcacaagtggcacttgtcatcttcttggatcAAGCCTCATCTCTTGGCATggtaagaagcaagcttgtgtagctctttctaCTGCAGAGGTTGAATACATTGCTACTGGAAGCTGCTGTGCACAAATATACTTTGGTTTAAataacaacttgcagattttggattga